agcctgagaaggagccagaatttacccatgtacgttgccaaagagccacagtatttCGTCAGCAGCCCCTCCattagcccccccaccccgctcccagcacctcccacccactggcagccccaccgatcagcgccttccccctccctcctgatcagctgttttgtggcgtgcaggaggctcagggatgcaggGGAGGAGCAAGGCCATGGCAGGCtcaaggggagggggcaggaaggggtggagtgggggcagggcctgtggcagagccaggggttgagcagtgagcaccccccggcacactggaaagttggcgcctgtagctccagccccggagttggtgcctatacaaggagccgcatgttaacttctgaagagccgcatgtggctccggagccccaggttggccacccctgatctatctGTACACAGTTTTATGCCTCTTTTGCACCTATTTAAATGCTTCTGTCAACACATTTTCTTAAAAGCCTTGGCTACATTGGGTTTGAACCACCTCTGGAACCCACACTGAAACTTGTAAATACGCCCGGTGCTGTATTACTGGCAACACGGATAGGggccagactctgtgtgtgtgtgtgtgtgtgtgtgtccgtgtcccCTATCTTATCTTTTTCTAGACCATTCACGGTTCCTGTGTAAAAGAGTACTACTAAAGTCTATCAGGTAAATACAACctaaagcagaggttctcaaacagtggtccgcaagctccattcaggtgcgTGCCTGGGAGGCCGCACACAAgacaatgaagggccacccacctaattagtggagctgggcaggcgtggctccacaaattaggtgcctggaccctggagaagatgcacatgtaaggtgaggtggtggccttggggcaatagggggtagatgggaggggcagtggggtgagaagagggggtggggggaatttgggacatgcagagctgcggcagccagagaaagaggcgactctccccagctccagggctgcagctgctggggagagacagccctccttccaAGTCCCAGatcaggggctgctgcagtgggggagaaagggagagacccCCATCCTTCCTaaccccagctcaggggctgccgtgGCTGGGGAGAAAGGGCACAGCcgtcgcattagaaaggtaagactactgatattaaaatatgagttgtgtgcttttatttgtagaacagaaaaacattttttatatagcacttttatgcaaagcactttacaatagttagatAAAGGTACaaataacatttggaaagatcattaagtggtctgccaagaccctcagcaattttcaattGGTCCATGGGGAaaaatagtttgagaactgctgacctATAGGGCCCatttctgccctcatttacatgTGTACAATTTCTATGACTTCAATAGAAGTTGCACCCTAAATGAGGGCAGAACTAGGCTCAACAGTTAGGAAACTAATTGGAAAAATAAGTATAAAACATCCACTTTAGAAATTTAAAGCTATGAAGCAGGAAGAAAGTAAAGAATTTGCaatgtgtaaataaaacataTGATTcaatttaaaaggttaaaatCAAATATTCAAATTTAGATATGTCTTCACCTTGTGAACAAATCACTTATTTCTTTTGCCACCAATTAAGTCTTCCTATGTTCTTGCTACTGCCAGTGCTACTACATGACAGGGTTAGAGCAGCTGCACCTCCACACCAGAGAAAGAGGGCAAAGGCATACAGGAAAAAGGAAGCAAATGATACTCTTCCCCAATCTGGAGATTTGTTTTCATTAGTCTCAAGCTCTAGGACCTGGCTCTAGtaaaagaaaggagagagcagCTCAGTCAATGGCTGTGAGGGCAGGGAAGGTGCCAGCCCAAAGAGGAGGTGAAGAGTAAAATATCAGGCAAGGCAAAGGAAAATCAACTCCTTTCTTCAATGGGAAAGTAAACAGGAGGCTCCTCTGAGTCAATAACTTGCAGGCTAAAAATCAGAATAGCTGAAGCAAAGGGAAGAAgcacaggggaggggtggggaaaccTTGACATTAAAGCATATAAGCTGAAGGAAAGTGATTGTAAAGGATCAGAAGCTCTGTTTTCAAGGCAGTGGAGGTTAgctggccagattctgccttctACCAAGATCTGCTCAGTACAAGAAAGGAAGAGTGGCCACCAGGGAGCTTGCTACGACTTCTCAGCATGGCTCTGTCCCAGCATGCTTTGACTCAGCCCAAAGGTGAATTTCTATTGGCTAGGCATAGCGAGGAGCCTACAGTTAACTTGATGGCATTCCTCTGTCTATTTGGATGAAATACAATAACTTTTGAACTGGCATCTTCTAAGAAGGCAGCTTCAACCAAGTCTGTAATTACTTCTCtctcagacagaaagaaaaaagaacagtgaggggagaagaggaagttGGGGGACAGGGCACGGGAGGGACACAGAGCTCCTGCCATGAGGATCAGGTTGCACTGAATCCCTGAAATAGAGGAGGATGGGAGAGGGGCACACAGAGTTTGTGAGAAGGAACAGATGAAAGCAAGGAGCCCCCAGGGTGTGCAGTGAGCTTGAcctacagaagcaacaaagtgTGCAACCCCCTAGTTTATTTTGCAAGTAGTAGCAAAACAGGTGCAGCCATGTGTGTGTTACAGGAGTATGTAAACAAAGCATTTTCCCTGCATGTTCCAATCAGTAATTTTGGGCCAGAGTAATTTATAAATCCTGCAGCTAGAAAATTCAAACCTGGCTTTTATTAGACCAGTGATGGTCAAAAACGATATAAGTTTGAAGAAAAAGAGCTCTAGAGGTGGGACAGAGACAAGAAGTCAGGATTGAAATCTGAATTTCCCCCTTATTCATTTATACTTGTAGGAATATCAGGTTTACATAGGTCATCAACTAGTCTTTTTTTAATAGTCTTCAGCTCATTGAAATCATGAACAGTGTACTTCCTTTCTGAGACGCCAGCTATTTGCATGAGCTGCGAGTGATCAATATACCCAACTCCTATAGCATATATATGAACACCTTCCCTTCTCAGATCTTCTGCTGGATCAGCAACATCATCAGACGACTTCCCATCAGTGACTACCAGCAAAACTGGTTGGACATTTCTTGTTACTCTTCTGCTGCCGCCTGGTGCAAAGAATTCCTTCACCTTCCTAAGTGCAGCTCCAATTAAAGTGTGAGTTCCTGTCATCCGTTTAATATTCTGAATTTGAATGTTCAGTTCTGATTTGCTCTGAAAAGCACCCAGGCCAAATTCTTTTTTATACCTGTCACTGTACTGGGCAATGCCAATTTGAACATTGTGATCATAATCAATCTGATTTATTATATCTTTCAAGAAATTCTTCATCCTGGTGAAGTCATCTGGGTGTATAGAATTGGAACCATCAATCAAGAAAACAAGGTCTGCTTGAATTTCACACTctcaaatggaaaaaaggaaaattagcttattatttatatagtgctcCTAATGCGCTGGGCTCTTCGCAGACAAATAGACAGGCTCCCTGGCCTCAAAGAGTTTCAGTCTAAACAGAGACAAGATAAGACAAAACAAGTGCAGACAAACACAAAGGAAGTGGGGAAGGTGAGAGCAGGACAAGGCTTACAAATACAAGACTGTGTGATTGCTTTGGGGGCTCTGCACACATCTTGTTGATTCActttatgtatatttttattgcATGGAAATAATCATAATcctatttggttttttttaaaactcacttTGGGGAGAGAATGAGCATGAGGGAGTGCGGAGAGGAAGActgaggggaagagaaggaaagttccgaaggaaaaagagaagagagatGGAGGCTGGCTGACATCCCACAGCCGGAGGAGTGTGGTAGTTGAAGAGAGATGGAAGGAGATTAGGACAAACAGCAAATCAGTTGTAAAGGCAGATCAGAGTTTGTATTTTAGAGGACAAAAATTCTGATAACATGATTGGGGGTGAGTGAAGGCACTCCCTAACAACaacccgcccccctgccccctcgttccctgctctgctgctggaagAACAAGAAAAGTTTCTGGAGCTGGAGCTTTACCACTCCAAAGCTCCTCCTGCTGTTTTTCTAAGTGGTCAGGGAGATGTGGCTGTGAGCCCATATTTCCAGGCATCTCCTGCTTGGATCCGGCATGGGATGGGGATTTCTGTTCCTCACTGGTGGGAGCAGAGCTCCATGGGGTGAGGTTTTTGAGACTGGAGCAACAGTGGGCTGTTACAGGCTCACACAGAACCTGTCGGGAGGAGCAGAGATTCAGGCAAAGGACATTGCTGAATACAGGAGAGCTTGGAGGAGTTTCCAGAAGCAGAAACCGAACAAGGTATTTGTAAAGGGACAGGCATACATAAAACAGGGCATGTGGGGCAATGCAGGGGCAGCCTAATTCTCACAACAGGGAAAGCAGTCTGTGCAACAACTGGATGCTAGTATGGAAGGGCCCCCCAAATAAGCCAGTGAACTGCAGACCTTACACATTCCAGCAGGTGTTCTGCTATTGTCCTCAGATAACAGAATGGATTAGAAGAACCTCAACTACTAGGCTTCAGGAGACCCAACCCTTTACTGGACTTTCCCCTTATGGCCAAGTTAACAATGGTCATTGTTGTAACTGAcaaaagccttgtctacactggtggcGGTGTGTAggatatgtgtagctacacaccacggtgaaaagcaggctgcatcaaCACTGTACTGGGTAACTACACCTCAGGAAAAAGGCTCAGGCaacagggagctgccagagcctttcctcactgcctGATGCTTGCTAGAGCCTTTCCTCGCAAGAGAGACActatactgctaaaaatagcatagACAGTTGAGGCACGACTTGGGCACGTAAGAGAGATAGGATACATGCCTGAAGGTTCtggcatgtcttttttttttacctaagcaGAGCCTCTCTGTCTTGTGGTCTTTATACCTGGGGTAGAGGGGCATGTAGCATATGTACTTTGCACCCCACTGTCAGTGTAGATCTAACCTAAGGCATTGTAATGCATGAGCTTTCCTCCCAGCCGTAGTCAACTATTCATTCACACAGGTGTGCCTCCGAGTGCTTCCTGGGAGCCCTACAGGACCTAGCCCCTATGGTGCTTGCCTCTGAGGCGCAGTAAAGCTGTCACACTACTGACTATCTAAAGAAGTTTGGTGGACAGCAGCACTCCCGTAGCCCCAGGAGGAGAGGTTGATTACAGTCCACTCTGACCCAGGGCACCGGTCAAATAATACAAACAGCAATTTGTAAATATTCTTGTGACTAAATACATTCACACTGATGGTATCCATGGAATCATGTTATTCATCACTTGCAAATATTCCAACAGCTGCCAGACGAGTGAGAAAACTCTGGGAGTCACAGGAGTGCCATGAATTTAATCTGAATGCTCATCTGAAAATGTATACCAGAAATACATTGTTACTTGTTATTCTTTATTcacctgtgggggaaaaaaaatttactcatccaatcagggagcagaatcaTGCTGTGACTTATGTTGGCTAGCTAACGGTGCAAATAATGAATAGAAAATAAGTGGACAGTTAGCAAAAAGCCCATAGGGTCACTGTAGCACAGGCCTGCTCACTGCCCCCTGGGCAACCCCTTGCAGCCAGAGATCATTCTGCAGCACCCTGACTCTGTTATCCACCTTCCATGGCCCTTTAGATCTCATAGTTCAGAAGTGGTTCCAAGAATCCCACCAAAGACATCCCATTTATTGAGTCCTCTGACACATACTGGCCGTGAAGGCCCCAAGCAGTTCAAGGTCTCTCTCCAGATTAACATGCAAAACACAAATTCACACAGTCTTCATCCCAGCTGGCCTTTACAGTCTCTCTCCTGCTTAttcagggtctctcccaggcctcacTGCCTAGAGACCTTCCTCCAACTTCAACTTTTTTCCCTGTTGACTCAGGACCTTTACAGGCACCTTCTTGCTTCCCTCCCTGCAATCTGTAGACCTAATTGCAACTTTATCTCCCACCCCCTGAAGCTTCCTGCTCTTTTTATCCTGCCAGCTCCTGATTCAACCCAGGTGTGGTTCATCCTGCAATTAGGGCTGGCTTAGCCCCAGGCTATCCAGTACATGGGACCAGTCACCCTGTTCCTATGACAGAGGCTATTCAGTGAACATTTAGGAGTATGTGCCAGAAATCAGGATTTATTTGCAAACAGTTTCAAACACTAAAAAGGACCAAATGTGACAATTTATTTGCAATAAATCGTTCAACTAGCTGCACAGACCAGCAACCTAGAAAGTGCACCTAAAGTACTGAGTTTTAACAAGGGACAGAGAAGGGCATTAGGAAAAGTAGAAattgtggggcctgattctccactgacttccacaTTATACACTCCAGTACATAAGCATAAAGTGGGCATAAAACACTGCTAAACTGGATTTCCTCACTAGTAGGAGTAGCATTTTACAGTATCTTTGCAAAGATGCAAGTGACTACTTTGGGGTGCAAAGATCTCTGTGATCCCTCCTATGGCCTGTGGGAGCATAGACAGGCAAATGAACATGAATCTGACTAGTTGGTCACTTAAATGTGTGTTCTTAATACAGCGCAGGGGTTTGGAAGtgtagcaggggtgggcaacctgcagcctgacagtTTGTTTGCATTGActgtctgcagctcccagtgactgtggttcgccgttcccggccattgggagctgcgggaagtcaTAGGCCGctgggacgtgctggccgccgcttcctgcagctcccattggctgggaacggcaaaccgcggccactgtgGGCAaccatgcctgcggacagtcaatgtaaacacacagtcttgtggcccgccagcggattaccctgagaggctgcaggttgcccaccactggactaGAAGATGCCACTGTGCAGTTTGCATGGTGTAAGTTTCCTCATAATTGCCATTGCATTTTGATTGCCACTTGCTATAGTCCCCATCTGCTTGTTCTTGCCTATTTCCTCAGCAGAGCTCATCAACCAGGCCAAATCATGTGATGCGTTTGTGTTGTAGATAATTGCCTATCCCCACAACAACTAGTTTAATCAAACTGAAACCTGAACTCAGGCCTTTTAAAGTGAAAAGTTAGTACCCTAATTTTACCTTTATGAAAGTTCTGAACCTGCACAGACTAAGAATAATATCAACCATTTAAGCAATGAAAATCCTCAGTTGTAGCATCAAGTAAGGGTAAACTTTAAGAAACTTCCCTTTTTCCCTATAGGGTGGCTTTCTAAAGAGAAAAGAATACCATAAGGAAGCTAGATAAACAAATGAAGCCATACACATTGCTTTGAAATTTTAGAGATGTGTCTCCCCATCTttgccaatttttaaataaaatgatgaGGAAAGTTTAAACTGTATAGAGTAGTAAAACAAACACTTACCTGGTTTTGAATCATCACATATTTTTTCTGATATTGCTATAGATGTGTTTTTGAGTCCTTCAAATGTATCCACATAGTAATATTTGTCTTTTGATCCAGTCATGGCCAAAAGCTCATCAAGTTTTGCTCCTTCTATCCCAACAGCATAGATAATAATTCCATTGTCTCTTAATCTCTTGGCTGTGTCACCGAGCTGTGCTTTATCATGCGACTCACCGTCTGTTATCACTATAAGAAtctgtggaactcccttgctTTTGCGGCTGCCGTGCTCCTGAGCAAACAGAGCTTCCGAATAGTCAATTGCCTTGGCCGTATACGTTGAACCTCCTTTAGTTACGTCATTCTGGATAGCCTCAACAATCTCGGATTTTGCTGTGTACTTATTAAGGTAGAAAAACGTTTCCGGTTCATCAGAATATTTTACAGCTCCAAACTGAACTCTATCTGGAGCGACATCAGATTTCTTCACCAAGGCAATCATTAAGTCTTTCATGGCTTGGTATTGCAAGGGACTTATGCTCCCAGATCCATCTATCACAAACACAACATCTAATCTTTCTATCCTTTTGCATTCTGTAAAAGaacaaatgacaaaacaaaaacacccaaacAGATAAGTACGTACGGACTCTTACTGAATCTCTCTTACTAGTCCCTTTGTATTCAAGCAAAGCTTGTGAATTTGGATCACTTTTTGGAGGCAGTAATACAACTGAACATCCTATGTTAGGCATGTTTTGGGAAAATCCATCAGTGCACAACAGAAGAGCCTAACCACTAATCCTAAAATAACTGATAGTTTCAACTTAATCTAAAATCCAGAGGGACAGGGGAAAGAAATGAATAGTAACGCGACCGAATAGGATCAggctagatgatcgtaatggccTCTTccggccttaaaaatctatgaatctgtattCTAATAGAATACAAGCACCAATTAAAAGCTTTTGTTTTCCccaaaaacatattttaagtTTTTCATTGTTGGAGTTAAGTCAAATTTCTGTGACCCTTGTTCTACAGAGTCATCATACACACAGTTTTATGTACTGTTTACTAATGgaaatgagccaaattctgctgccaTTTGCATCTATGCAACCACACTGAAATGCATGGAGACCCACCAGGCATCAATGATAGCAGAATTTATTTTGTGCTTTGGAtctattgcaattttttttctttgtgtaagAAAGATGTTCAATTTGGAGACTGAAGCCCTGCCACCCCTGTACAGCCCCCAAGGCCCTGTGTTGCAGTGACCAAAAAGGGCTGAACAGGACTTTTGTGAAACCCATTAAAACAACTCCTAAACTAAAGATCAGCATTTATGACAAGGAGATGGGAAGTCAATACCTGATTAACAGTTTTGTAAGGAGGACATTGTAGTTCATAAACATGGAACAAAATATACACCTTTCAGGGCATAACACAGTGGCAGGTTTGGATCTGTTCTCACTTTACAAcagcaaaaatgtgttttgtgcAATTGGATAAGTGAGTGCAAAAAAGATCCAGATCTCAGTCCTGTAAGCCCCTGAGATGGAACATGCAATGTGCAAAGAGGAGGGAGATTCCTTgtgctctccccagccccattgCACACCCATGTATGGGGCCAGGCATAACCTGGCCCTGGGCTATTCCATTTTTCAGGTTCTTATGCACCAGCAAGCTGTGCAATGCCCCCCCAAAATTAGTAGCATGTGGTACTCACTACCATTTTCATCTATCTGTACACTGTTTTATGCCTCTTTTGCACCTATTTAAATGCTTCTGTCAACACATTTTCTTAAAAGCCTTGGCTATATTGGGTTTGAACCACCTCTGGAACCCAAACTGAAACTTGTAAATACGGTTCCAACAAAAATAGTTTCCGATGCTGTATTGCTGGCAACATGGAAAGGggccagactgtgtgtgtgtgtgtgtgtacctatCTTCTAGGCCATTCATGGTTCCTGTGTAAATGAGTACAACTAAAGTCTGtcagggaaatacaacctacaGGGCCCatttctgccctcatttacatgTGTACAATTTCTGTGACTTCAATAGAAGTTGCTCCcttgtaaatgagggcagaaccAGGCCATTAGTGTAAACAAGAATCAGTCCCCAAGGATGTTTTACACTGCCAGAACACCACAAAGGAGCCTTAGTATAAGGGAGAATCAGATTCTTAGTCTTTTCTTACACACATTAGCACACAtattgtacttttaaaatattatgaaatTTATATTATTTGTTTGAGAGAATATAGCATCTTTGAAAGCTAGTAGGACAGACCTCCTGGTACTGTGATCCAAATTCTACCTTCATTTTCTCGCATGCTTCTCATCCCTGTAGGCATCTCCAAGAGAAGATGGCATTGCAAAGAGAAAGCATGCCTGTTTATTTACTTTATTACAATTCTCAACTATTTGGACAGAGCAAAATTCCTACACAGAATAGATATGAGTTATTGAAAACTGCAGTACTTATTTACCCTCATGAGGCCTGCATATTCCAAAGATGATCTCATCTTCTATGTGCTTCAGAATATCAAACTTCTCGACGTAAAAAACCAGCTCACGCTTCCCACTAATCTCTTCCAGCtgatttttatttgcattaaacACCCCAATAGAATAGA
Above is a window of Caretta caretta isolate rCarCar2 chromosome 2, rCarCar1.hap1, whole genome shotgun sequence DNA encoding:
- the LOC125631686 gene encoding collagen alpha-6(VI) chain-like; its protein translation is MKMLLTLFLFLIGSQTSVTQTPGSVVTEEADIYVLIDGSTSIHPNDFGDIKNFLKEMVKMFNIGPNKVRFGAVQYSHVKRLEFELNEYDKTNDLETAIDNIRQIDGNTYIGEALTFMQPLFKKAREQRAGRVPCHLIVLTDGESHDSVKEPAESLRNEKVNIYAIGVKDANEGQLHEIAGSESRTFFVQEFDSLKNIKNEIVQVIRSEEACKETTADIMFLVDSSGSIGPENFLKVKNFMRELVNKSDISADRVQVGAVQFSGANKEEFQLDRYSSKSDIFSAIDRMSLIGENTLTGSALTFVADYFKPAKGARPAVKKILILITDGEAQDEVKSPARDLHDQGVVIYSIGVFNANKNQLEEISGKRELVFYVEKFDILKHIEDEIIFGICRPHEECKRIERLDVVFVIDGSGSISPLQYQAMKDLMIALVKKSDVAPDRVQFGAVKYSDEPETFFYLNKYTAKSEIVEAIQNDVTKGGSTYTAKAIDYSEALFAQEHGSRKSKGVPQILIVITDGESHDKAQLGDTAKRLRDNGIIIYAVGIEGAKLDELLAMTGSKDKYYYVDTFEGLKNTSIAISEKICDDSKPECEIQADLVFLIDGSNSIHPDDFTRMKNFLKDIINQIDYDHNVQIGIAQYSDRYKKEFGLGAFQSKSELNIQIQNIKRMTGTHTLIGAALRKVKEFFAPGGSRRVTRNVQPVLLVVTDGKSSDDVADPAEDLRREGVHIYAIGVGYIDHSQLMQIAGVSERKYTVHDFNELKTIKKRLVDDLCKPDIPTSINE